From the genome of Bactrocera oleae isolate idBacOlea1 chromosome 2, idBacOlea1, whole genome shotgun sequence, one region includes:
- the SpdS gene encoding spermidine synthase isoform X2 translates to MISFLPLNSHPTPKKVLIVGGGDGGVAREVAKHPLVEEIHQVEIDERVVELSKKFLPHMACGFENPKVKLTIGDGFTYMKEHFNEFDVIITDSSDPVGPAESLFQESYYELMKNALRPGGIVCSQGGSFWLNCAYVKKTMDGCKKHFPIVSYAHTSIPSYPCGHIGFVIGCLDSNTNFKTSLHNFSEAELENMKLKYYSRNIHSAAFSLPRWVELFLSNK, encoded by the coding sequence ATGATATCATTTTTACCGTTAAATAGTCATCCTACTCCAAAAAAAGTTCTTATTGTCGGAGGTGGTGATGGAGGTGTTGCGCGAGAAGTTGCGAAACATCCATTAGTTGAAGAAATTCATCAAGTAGAAATTGATGAAAGAGTAGttgaattatcaaaaaaatttttaccacATATGGCGTGTGGATTTGAAAACCCCAAAGTTAAACTTACCATTGGAGATGGATTTACATATATGAAAGAACATTTCAATGAATTCGATGTAATAATAACAGACAGTTCAGATCCTGTTGGCCCTGCAGAATCACTCTTTCAAGAAAGTTACTATGAACTTATGAAAAATGCGTTGCGGCCAGGAGGCATCGTGTGTTCCCAGGGAGGAAGTTTCTGGTTAAACTGTGCGTATGTTAAGAAGACTATGGATGGATGTAAAAAACATTTCCCCATAGTATCATACGCTCATACATCAATTCCATCTTATCCATGTGGACATATTGGTTTTGTGATTGGTTGTCTTGATTCGAATACAAATTTCAAAACCTCGTTACACAATTTCAGTGAAGCGGAattagaaaatatgaaattgaaatattattccAGAAATATACATTCTGCGGCTTTTTCATTACCACGATGGGTAGAATTATTTCTTTCTAACAAATAA
- the SpdS gene encoding spermidine synthase isoform X1, which translates to MTDKILNGWFSEIQNDLWPGQAFSLKVTRVIHEEKSKYQDIKVLDTATYGTCLVLDGIIQCTTRDEFSYQEMISFLPLNSHPTPKKVLIVGGGDGGVAREVAKHPLVEEIHQVEIDERVVELSKKFLPHMACGFENPKVKLTIGDGFTYMKEHFNEFDVIITDSSDPVGPAESLFQESYYELMKNALRPGGIVCSQGGSFWLNCAYVKKTMDGCKKHFPIVSYAHTSIPSYPCGHIGFVIGCLDSNTNFKTSLHNFSEAELENMKLKYYSRNIHSAAFSLPRWVELFLSNK; encoded by the exons ATGACGGACAAAATCTTAAATGGGTGGTTCAGTGAAATTCAAAATGACTTGTGGCCGGGCCAAGCATTTTCATTAAAAGTAACAAGAGTTATTCATGAAGAAAAGTCAAAATATCAGGATATTAAAGTACTAGACAC TGCCACGTATGGAACATGTTTAGTTTTGGATGGAATTATTCAGTGCACTACCCGGGATGAGTTTTCCTACCAAGAAATGATATCATTTTTACCGTTAAATAGTCATCCTACTCCAAAAAAAGTTCTTATTGTCGGAGGTGGTGATGGAGGTGTTGCGCGAGAAGTTGCGAAACATCCATTAGTTGAAGAAATTCATCAAGTAGAAATTGATGAAAGAGTAGttgaattatcaaaaaaatttttaccacATATGGCGTGTGGATTTGAAAACCCCAAAGTTAAACTTACCATTGGAGATGGATTTACATATATGAAAGAACATTTCAATGAATTCGATGTAATAATAACAGACAGTTCAGATCCTGTTGGCCCTGCAGAATCACTCTTTCAAGAAAGTTACTATGAACTTATGAAAAATGCGTTGCGGCCAGGAGGCATCGTGTGTTCCCAGGGAGGAAGTTTCTGGTTAAACTGTGCGTATGTTAAGAAGACTATGGATGGATGTAAAAAACATTTCCCCATAGTATCATACGCTCATACATCAATTCCATCTTATCCATGTGGACATATTGGTTTTGTGATTGGTTGTCTTGATTCGAATACAAATTTCAAAACCTCGTTACACAATTTCAGTGAAGCGGAattagaaaatatgaaattgaaatattattccAGAAATATACATTCTGCGGCTTTTTCATTACCACGATGGGTAGAATTATTTCTTTCTAACAAATAA